Proteins encoded in a region of the Flavobacterium sp. MDT1-60 genome:
- a CDS encoding deoxyguanosinetriphosphate triphosphohydrolase, with protein sequence MNWEQLLSLKRQGDTSKRLRVEQDDTRLGFEVDYDRIIFSAAFRSLQDKTQVIPLSKTDFVHTRLTHSLEVSVVGRSLGRLVGKKIIEKYPYLKEIHGYHMNDFGAIVAAASLAHDIGNPPFGHSGEKAIGEYFSIGNGLKYKDKLTAKQWQDLIDFEGNANGFSVLTASRPGIEGGLRISYATLGAFMKYPKESLPKKPTNNIADKKYGFFQTDKLFFEEVAHDMGMIPNKSDGDIGFERHPLAYLVEAADDICYTIIDFEDGINLGLVSEDYALEYLIKLVKDNIGVAKYKLLETKEDRISYLRALAIGALINDAVDVFVENEEAILAGQFPFALTDKSKYKAQMNDIINLSIEKIYQSREVIEKEIVGYQIIQTLLDKFITAFNNKYDGTASNYDKLILKMLPEKHHLDKGNLYERLLHICHYVSLLTDGNALELFETINGRKNN encoded by the coding sequence ATGAACTGGGAACAACTTTTATCACTAAAACGCCAAGGCGATACTAGCAAAAGATTACGTGTAGAACAAGACGACACGCGATTAGGTTTTGAAGTTGATTATGACAGAATTATTTTCTCCGCGGCATTTCGATCTTTACAGGATAAAACGCAGGTTATTCCACTTTCTAAAACAGATTTTGTGCATACCCGATTAACGCATAGTTTAGAAGTTTCGGTTGTTGGACGTTCTTTAGGACGTTTGGTAGGAAAAAAAATTATCGAAAAATATCCTTATTTAAAAGAAATTCATGGCTATCATATGAATGATTTTGGAGCAATTGTAGCTGCAGCTTCATTGGCTCATGATATTGGAAATCCACCTTTCGGACATTCGGGAGAAAAAGCAATTGGGGAATATTTTTCAATCGGAAATGGATTGAAATACAAAGATAAACTGACGGCTAAACAATGGCAGGATTTAATAGATTTTGAAGGAAATGCGAATGGTTTTTCGGTATTAACTGCAAGCCGCCCAGGAATTGAAGGAGGACTAAGGATTTCATACGCTACTTTAGGTGCTTTTATGAAATATCCGAAAGAAAGTCTTCCTAAAAAGCCAACAAACAATATTGCCGACAAAAAATATGGTTTCTTTCAAACGGATAAATTGTTTTTTGAAGAAGTTGCCCATGATATGGGAATGATTCCCAACAAATCTGATGGAGATATTGGTTTCGAAAGACATCCTTTAGCTTATTTGGTGGAAGCTGCAGATGATATTTGCTACACGATTATCGATTTTGAAGATGGAATAAACTTAGGGTTAGTATCAGAAGATTATGCTTTAGAATATCTAATTAAGTTAGTAAAAGATAATATTGGAGTTGCCAAATATAAATTGTTAGAAACCAAAGAAGACCGAATCAGTTATTTACGAGCTTTGGCAATTGGTGCTTTGATTAATGATGCTGTTGATGTTTTTGTGGAGAATGAAGAAGCAATTCTGGCTGGACAATTTCCTTTTGCTTTAACTGATAAAAGCAAATACAAAGCGCAAATGAATGATATTATTAACTTAAGTATTGAGAAAATTTATCAGAGCCGAGAAGTAATCGAAAAAGAAATTGTGGGTTACCAGATTATTCAAACTTTGCTGGATAAATTCATAACAGCATTCAATAATAAATATGACGGAACGGCTTCAAACTACGATAAACTGATTTTGAAAATGCTGCCGGAAAAACATCATTTAGACAAAGGTAATTTATATGAACGTCTGCTTCATATCTGTCATTATGTTTCGCTTTTAACGGATGGAAATGCGCTGGAATTGTTTGAAACAATTAACGGGAGAAAAAATAATTAA
- a CDS encoding Lrp/AsnC family transcriptional regulator, which produces MENLDKTDLLILKHLQENSNINTKDLASKLFLTVTPVYERIKRLERDGYITKYVALLDKNKMNRGMTVFCNVRLKEHAKNVGSNFVKDIVALPEIIECYNIAGDYDFMLKILVKDMTSYQDFVMNKLSTIENIGNTNSIFVMGEIKHSTALEF; this is translated from the coding sequence ATGGAAAATTTAGATAAAACCGATTTATTGATATTGAAACACCTTCAGGAAAATTCAAATATCAACACAAAAGATCTTGCCAGTAAATTATTTCTTACTGTAACACCAGTTTATGAACGTATAAAAAGATTAGAAAGAGACGGATATATTACCAAATATGTTGCCTTGTTGGATAAAAACAAAATGAATCGCGGAATGACGGTTTTTTGTAATGTTAGATTAAAAGAGCACGCAAAAAATGTTGGGAGTAATTTTGTAAAAGATATTGTGGCACTTCCTGAAATTATCGAATGTTATAATATTGCCGGCGATTATGACTTTATGCTGAAAATTTTAGTCAAAGATATGACTAGTTATCAGGATTTTGTAATGAATAAATTGTCAACAATTGAAAACATAGGGAACACTAATAGTATTTTTGTAATGGGAGAAATTAAACATAGTACAGCATTGGAGTTTTAA
- a CDS encoding outer membrane beta-barrel protein, with protein MKKILVMAALAICSFANAQKGTILVGGSIGYSSETRTLGNNEVKNNEFDFSPKVGYQFHENWTVGGEASFGSSKTEQGTNEDRFNTTKLGAFLRYTMPLNPTFSFFAELGLGYQSEKDKTYAGPITTTAKGDGMYVGVTPALFINMKKGFGLNFNIGGLSYGTINYENNGPEYKNFDFNFGKTFNIGVSKNF; from the coding sequence ATGAAAAAAATTCTAGTGATGGCTGCATTGGCTATCTGCAGTTTTGCAAATGCTCAAAAAGGAACAATCTTAGTAGGTGGAAGTATTGGTTATTCTTCAGAAACAAGAACTCTTGGTAATAACGAAGTAAAAAACAATGAATTTGATTTTTCTCCGAAGGTAGGTTACCAGTTTCATGAAAATTGGACTGTTGGAGGTGAAGCTTCTTTTGGTTCTTCTAAAACCGAACAAGGAACAAACGAAGACAGATTTAATACTACGAAATTAGGTGCATTTTTACGTTACACAATGCCATTGAATCCAACTTTTTCATTCTTTGCTGAATTAGGATTAGGCTATCAAAGTGAAAAAGACAAAACGTATGCAGGACCAATTACTACAACTGCGAAAGGTGACGGTATGTATGTTGGTGTAACACCAGCTCTTTTTATCAATATGAAAAAAGGTTTTGGTCTAAACTTTAATATTGGAGGTTTAAGCTATGGCACAATAAACTACGAAAACAACGGTCCAGAATATAAAAACTTCGATTTTAATTTTGGTAAAACATTTAATATTGGGGTTTCTAAAAATTTCTAA
- the gldA gene encoding gliding motility-associated ABC transporter ATP-binding subunit GldA, whose amino-acid sequence MSIEVNSISKSYGAQKALNEISFKIEKGEIVGFLGPNGAGKSTLMKILTTYLLADSGAALVNGHDVMTNAKAVQRSIGYLPEHNPLYLDLYVREYLAFNADVYKVPKSRIEEVIQLTGLSAESHKKIAQLSKGYRQRVGLANALLHNPDVLILDEPTTGLDPNQLMEIRNVIKNVGKDKTVFLSTHIMQEVEAICDRVIIIDKGQIVADKKLDHLVSEDKQQVIEVEFDYQVEEQLLAKLPNITSYKNTHDMIWELTFVADKDMRPAIFDFANENGLKTLQLNQKNKNLEAVFREITK is encoded by the coding sequence ATGTCGATAGAAGTAAACAGTATATCAAAAAGTTACGGAGCGCAAAAAGCTTTAAATGAAATTTCTTTTAAAATTGAAAAAGGAGAGATCGTAGGATTCTTAGGGCCAAACGGTGCCGGAAAATCTACATTGATGAAAATTTTGACTACATATTTACTTGCAGATTCTGGCGCAGCCCTTGTAAATGGTCATGATGTCATGACAAACGCAAAAGCAGTTCAGCGTTCTATTGGCTATTTACCGGAGCATAATCCTTTGTATTTGGATTTGTATGTTCGTGAGTATTTGGCTTTTAATGCCGATGTTTATAAAGTTCCGAAATCAAGAATTGAAGAAGTTATTCAACTGACAGGCCTGTCAGCTGAAAGTCATAAAAAAATTGCACAGCTGTCTAAAGGATACCGCCAGCGTGTGGGACTTGCCAATGCTTTATTACACAATCCGGATGTTTTAATTTTGGACGAACCAACTACCGGTCTGGATCCGAATCAGTTAATGGAAATTCGAAATGTGATTAAAAATGTCGGGAAAGATAAAACAGTTTTTCTGTCAACACATATCATGCAGGAAGTGGAAGCCATTTGTGATCGTGTCATTATTATTGACAAAGGACAAATCGTTGCTGATAAAAAATTAGATCATTTAGTTTCTGAAGACAAACAACAAGTTATCGAAGTTGAATTTGATTATCAGGTAGAAGAACAACTTTTAGCAAAGCTTCCAAATATTACTTCATATAAAAACACTCACGATATGATCTGGGAATTAACTTTTGTAGCGGATAAAGATATGCGTCCGGCTATTTTTGATTTTGCCAACGAAAATGGTTTGAAAACCTTACAATTGAACCAGAAGAATAAAAACCTGGAGGCTGTTTTTAGAGAAATTACGAAGTAG
- a CDS encoding AraC family transcriptional regulator, producing MSSVFFLAFFSLQQREIFDFNQSELNELSSIKIDKKENSKRVSESRLSELNEKLKTLLHSEKLYLDNDLSLPKLAKKLEATSNETSFLINELYQENFYNFINKHRIEEAKMLLLSEKYSQLNILGIAYESGFNSKTTFNTTFKKYVGMSPTEFVKSNITLIKKEA from the coding sequence TTGTCTAGCGTTTTTTTTCTGGCGTTTTTTTCATTGCAGCAACGGGAGATTTTTGACTTTAATCAAAGTGAATTAAATGAACTTTCATCTATCAAAATAGATAAAAAAGAAAACTCGAAAAGGGTTTCAGAAAGCCGGCTGAGTGAATTAAATGAAAAATTAAAAACACTCCTACACTCAGAAAAATTATATCTGGACAATGATTTAAGTCTGCCTAAATTGGCTAAAAAATTAGAAGCAACCAGCAACGAAACTTCGTTTTTAATCAACGAATTGTATCAGGAGAATTTCTATAATTTTATAAATAAACATCGTATCGAAGAGGCAAAAATGTTATTGTTGTCTGAAAAATACAGTCAATTAAACATATTAGGAATTGCTTATGAATCGGGTTTTAATTCGAAAACAACTTTTAATACTACATTCAAAAAATATGTTGGTATGTCTCCAACAGAATTTGTAAAATCTAATATTACATTGATTAAAAAAGAAGCTTAA
- a CDS encoding pyridoxal-dependent decarboxylase: protein MNSVLQNDLNDFGNILEEAKQQGIDFLNNLENVATSNKKSIDYSRELNELGLGSLATLAEFNERLAPLMVASPGPRYWGFVTGGSTPASIVGDWLASVYDQNTQAIKAQGGASALIEFETINLLLQLLSLPNSFLGGFVTGATMSNFTCLGVARQWFGNQLGKDFAKSGISETINILTATPHSSSIKSLAMLGIGSNNFTTIKTVEGNREAIDIADLEKNIQSLNGKPFILISSAGTVNTADFDDFQTISKLKEKYKFWWHIDAAFGGFAAVSDKFKHLVEGWEGADSITIDCHKWLNVPYESAFYLIKKEHTSLQIETFQNSNAPYLGNPLENFNYLNVLPENSRRLRALPVWFSLLAYGKEGFCDIVENSTSLAMYFGNALIENGDFELMAPIRLNNVCFTLKGNHNQEKVSEFLTLLNDKGKVFMTPTVYQNRKGIRASFVNWRTTENDIKIVMEEMKATILDLEI from the coding sequence ATGAATTCAGTCTTACAAAACGATCTCAACGATTTCGGAAATATTTTAGAAGAAGCAAAACAACAAGGAATAGATTTTCTAAACAACCTGGAAAATGTTGCAACTTCTAATAAAAAATCAATTGATTATAGCAGAGAATTAAACGAATTAGGTTTAGGCTCTTTGGCTACCCTCGCAGAATTTAATGAACGATTAGCACCTTTAATGGTTGCTTCGCCGGGACCAAGATATTGGGGGTTTGTTACGGGTGGTTCAACCCCTGCTTCAATTGTGGGTGATTGGCTGGCTTCGGTTTATGATCAAAATACTCAGGCTATAAAAGCACAAGGTGGTGCCTCGGCTTTAATTGAATTTGAAACTATCAATTTGCTGTTGCAGTTATTGAGTTTGCCAAATTCTTTTTTGGGAGGATTTGTAACCGGCGCAACAATGTCGAATTTTACTTGTTTAGGCGTAGCGAGACAATGGTTTGGGAATCAATTAGGAAAAGATTTTGCCAAAAGCGGAATTTCGGAAACTATAAATATTCTTACTGCCACACCACATTCTTCTTCAATAAAATCATTGGCAATGTTGGGGATTGGAAGTAATAATTTCACTACAATTAAAACTGTTGAAGGCAATCGTGAAGCTATTGATATTGCTGATTTGGAGAAAAATATTCAAAGTTTAAATGGAAAGCCTTTCATCTTAATTTCAAGTGCAGGAACTGTAAATACAGCCGATTTTGATGATTTCCAGACAATTTCAAAATTAAAAGAAAAGTATAAATTCTGGTGGCATATTGATGCTGCTTTTGGAGGATTTGCTGCAGTTTCGGATAAATTTAAGCATTTGGTTGAAGGCTGGGAAGGAGCAGACAGTATTACAATTGATTGTCATAAATGGCTGAATGTACCTTATGAAAGTGCTTTTTATTTGATTAAAAAAGAGCATACCAGTTTACAAATAGAAACTTTTCAGAATTCGAATGCGCCTTATTTAGGAAATCCGTTAGAGAATTTTAATTATTTGAATGTGTTGCCTGAAAATTCAAGGCGTTTAAGAGCGTTGCCGGTTTGGTTTTCATTATTAGCATACGGGAAAGAGGGTTTTTGCGATATTGTGGAGAATAGCACATCATTGGCGATGTATTTTGGTAATGCCTTAATTGAAAATGGAGATTTTGAATTGATGGCTCCCATACGTCTTAATAACGTTTGTTTCACCTTAAAGGGAAATCACAATCAGGAAAAAGTAAGCGAGTTTTTGACCCTTTTGAATGATAAAGGAAAAGTATTTATGACGCCAACGGTATATCAGAATCGTAAAGGAATCAGGGCCTCATTTGTAAATTGGCGTACAACAGAAAACGATATAAAAATAGTGATGGAAGAAATGAAAGCCACTATTTTGGATTTAGAAATTTAA
- a CDS encoding dicarboxylate/amino acid:cation symporter yields the protein MDVKKINFLQSYSSILLLLGGIILGSILGLFYGKDVLVIKPLGDIFLNLLFTAIIPLIFFTIASSIANLERTEKLGKLFVIMIVVFLTTILISAIVMILAVYLFPIHQNIIISKVPVENIKSGSIGDQIAQLLTVNDFFELLSRKSMLALIIFSFLIGFASLQSGEKGSAFRSFLDSGNEVMKQLLNMIMKLAPIGLGAYFAYQVGVFGPQLFGVYAKPLGVYYGACIFYFFVFFSLYAFVAGGKRAFLVFWSNNITPALTAVGTCSSIATIPANLEAAEKMNIPKHVRNLVIPLGAPLHKDGSSMSSILKITVLFAMFGKDFTEPSTILLALGITVIVSIVEGGIPNGGYIGEVLAITVYGLPMEQALPVAMILGTLVDPIATLLNVNGDLICSMVISRFSEKTKW from the coding sequence ATGGACGTTAAAAAAATCAATTTTCTGCAAAGCTACAGCAGTATTTTATTACTCCTTGGCGGAATTATACTCGGCAGTATTTTAGGGTTGTTTTATGGTAAAGATGTCCTGGTTATAAAACCACTCGGTGATATTTTTCTAAACTTGCTTTTTACAGCTATTATTCCACTTATATTTTTCACAATTGCTTCTTCTATTGCCAATTTAGAGCGAACTGAAAAACTAGGTAAACTGTTTGTAATTATGATTGTCGTTTTTCTTACAACAATACTAATTTCTGCTATCGTAATGATTTTGGCTGTTTATCTTTTTCCAATTCATCAAAATATCATCATTTCTAAAGTTCCAGTCGAAAATATAAAATCCGGGAGTATTGGAGATCAAATCGCGCAATTGTTGACCGTAAATGATTTCTTCGAATTACTGTCCCGAAAAAGTATGCTCGCATTAATTATATTTTCTTTTTTAATTGGGTTTGCAAGCTTGCAATCAGGAGAAAAAGGAAGTGCTTTCAGAAGTTTTTTGGATTCAGGAAATGAAGTGATGAAGCAGCTTTTGAACATGATTATGAAATTAGCGCCAATTGGTTTGGGAGCTTATTTTGCCTATCAGGTTGGAGTTTTTGGACCGCAGTTATTTGGAGTTTATGCCAAACCTTTGGGTGTTTATTATGGAGCTTGCATTTTTTACTTCTTTGTATTTTTTAGTTTGTATGCTTTTGTTGCAGGTGGAAAAAGAGCTTTTCTTGTATTTTGGAGCAATAATATTACGCCAGCTTTAACCGCAGTCGGAACTTGCAGTAGTATCGCAACGATTCCTGCAAATTTGGAAGCGGCCGAAAAGATGAACATACCAAAACATGTTCGAAATCTCGTTATTCCACTTGGAGCGCCTTTGCATAAAGACGGTTCAAGCATGTCTTCCATTTTAAAAATAACGGTTCTTTTTGCCATGTTTGGGAAAGATTTTACGGAGCCATCAACCATACTTTTAGCTTTAGGAATTACAGTGATTGTTTCCATTGTCGAAGGCGGAATTCCGAATGGTGGTTATATAGGAGAAGTTTTGGCAATAACCGTTTACGGATTGCCAATGGAACAAGCTTTGCCCGTCGCTATGATTTTAGGAACATTGGTTGATCCAATTGCAACATTATTAAACGTAAATGGCGATTTGATTTGTTCGATGGTGATTTCGCGGTTTTCCGAAAAAACAAAATGGTAA
- a CDS encoding class I SAM-dependent methyltransferase, whose protein sequence is MEKEELQAIASQLKHPTGEKGIEMANMMHETNINMTRHSVQNLNIKAGSSILELGHGNARHVEFIFEQGENLKYYGLEMSELMFHEARQINRNFVSQKQAFFSLYDGNIIPFEDAFFDKIFTVNTIYFWREPEKLLSEIYRVLKPGGVFCITFAEESFMKQLPFTKFEFKLYSTEKVEQLVQKTLFKILYKETLTEKVKTRTGELVDRDFTTIVLEK, encoded by the coding sequence ATGGAAAAAGAAGAATTACAAGCAATCGCCTCTCAGTTAAAACATCCAACAGGAGAAAAAGGGATAGAAATGGCCAACATGATGCATGAAACCAACATCAACATGACGCGTCATTCTGTTCAGAATCTAAATATAAAAGCCGGAAGTTCTATTTTAGAATTAGGTCACGGAAATGCGCGACATGTAGAATTTATATTCGAACAAGGAGAGAACCTGAAATACTATGGACTCGAAATGTCTGAATTAATGTTTCATGAAGCACGCCAGATCAACAGAAATTTTGTCTCTCAAAAACAAGCTTTCTTTTCGCTTTACGACGGAAATATAATTCCGTTTGAAGATGCCTTTTTTGATAAAATATTCACTGTAAACACCATTTATTTTTGGAGGGAGCCAGAAAAATTGCTTTCAGAAATATACAGGGTTTTAAAACCAGGTGGAGTTTTCTGTATCACTTTTGCAGAAGAAAGTTTCATGAAACAGCTTCCATTTACCAAATTCGAGTTTAAACTTTACAGCACTGAAAAAGTGGAGCAATTAGTGCAGAAAACGCTGTTCAAAATCTTATACAAAGAGACTTTAACCGAAAAAGTAAAAACGAGAACAGGAGAATTGGTTGATCGGGACTTTACTACGATTGTTTTAGAGAAATAG
- the metF gene encoding methylenetetrahydrofolate reductase [NAD(P)H], protein MKVTEHIENAKGNTLFSFELIPPQKGKSIQELYDNIDPLMEFKPPFIDVTTSREEYIYIDKGNGLLDKKLTRMRPGTLGICASIKHKYNVDTVPHLLCGGFTQEETEYMLVDCQYLGINNVMALRGDAMKDEQSFVPKVGGNSFAIDLVRQINNLNCGKYLHEVMDIDNKADFCIGVAGYPEKHLESPSLQSDLKRLKEKVDAGADYVVTQMFFDNAKYFEFVAKAREIGITIPIIPGIKPIAVQRHLQILPQIFRIDLPEDLIDAVDKCKNNAEIKQVGIEWAIQQSLELKAAGVPVLHYYSMGKSENIRQIASQIF, encoded by the coding sequence ATGAAAGTAACAGAACATATAGAAAACGCCAAAGGAAATACCTTATTCTCATTTGAACTTATTCCGCCTCAAAAAGGGAAAAGTATTCAGGAATTATACGATAATATCGATCCGTTGATGGAGTTTAAACCACCGTTTATTGATGTAACGACTTCGCGGGAAGAGTACATTTATATTGACAAAGGAAACGGTCTTTTAGATAAAAAATTGACTCGTATGCGTCCGGGAACGCTTGGGATCTGCGCTTCTATAAAACATAAATACAATGTAGATACTGTACCGCATTTGCTTTGTGGTGGTTTTACACAGGAAGAAACAGAATATATGCTCGTAGATTGTCAATATTTGGGAATCAATAATGTAATGGCACTTCGTGGAGATGCCATGAAAGACGAACAGTCTTTTGTTCCTAAAGTGGGAGGGAATAGTTTTGCTATAGATTTAGTTCGTCAAATCAATAATTTGAATTGCGGAAAATATCTGCATGAAGTAATGGATATCGACAACAAAGCTGATTTTTGTATTGGCGTTGCAGGTTATCCGGAGAAACATTTAGAATCTCCATCTTTACAATCTGACTTAAAGAGATTAAAAGAAAAAGTAGATGCAGGTGCTGATTATGTAGTAACACAAATGTTTTTTGATAATGCTAAATATTTTGAATTTGTTGCAAAAGCAAGAGAAATAGGGATTACAATTCCGATTATTCCTGGAATTAAGCCAATTGCTGTTCAAAGGCATTTACAGATTTTGCCGCAGATTTTCAGAATCGATTTACCAGAAGATTTAATCGATGCTGTTGATAAATGTAAAAATAATGCTGAAATCAAACAAGTCGGAATCGAGTGGGCGATTCAGCAATCTCTTGAATTAAAAGCGGCTGGAGTTCCGGTTTTGCATTATTATTCAATGGGGAAATCTGAGAATATTCGCCAGATTGCGAGTCAGATTTTTTAA